GGTATATTAGCAGAGTATATGATGGCTTTATAATAAAACGAACCATTGATCCAGCTAAAGTTGCCCAGCTTTTGCTCACACTTGGGGCAGTATAGACGTCCCTGCGTGTTGAGCATAATGCGGTGCATCCAGGCAATGGGTTCTATAAACAACATGCTGCGGCAATGGTTGGGTGTGCTCTCGAGATTGGGCGAGCCCAGGGAAGATTGGCGTAGGCGCTCAGCAACTTGTTCCAGCATGCGGGGTGCACTGATGTTGTCCGCCTGGGTCTGGGCCGGCGGCGGAGTCTCACCGCTGGCATCTTCATTTGGGACAGCCGTCGATGCTCCCTCCCGAGGAAGCTTGTCGCGCGGCTTGTGCTCGAGGACATGCGACTTGGAAGCCAGAACGCGACGGCAACGTCGGCAACGAAAAACAATTGGCTCGGGATTTTCGCGCGTTATGTCTGGATCCGGACGCACAACGCTGTGAAAACTCTGCGGTAGAATCTTGGCCTTCCGCATTTGCTCCCCAGCAAGGCGCAGGCGATGCATTTTGTAGCGCTGGTAGCTAGGGTCGATTTTGCATCCCATGCGCCCGAACAGCTTCAGTTGAGTAATAAAACCTGAATTCGGTTGCACAAAGCGTCGCTTGCCCCTGACCAGCTCATAGGCGGGTTGGAAGTCCAGATTGTGTCGTTTCATCATATAGGCAATAACCGTTGAGGAGCTACGGCTTACTC
The Drosophila miranda strain MSH22 chromosome XL, D.miranda_PacBio2.1, whole genome shotgun sequence genome window above contains:
- the LOC108152620 gene encoding dual specificity protein phosphatase MPK-4 codes for the protein MAQKQQTRSSGKPQDSGSLTREDFDGGPVSIDEIETGLFLGNLTAATHMETLKSFKITHILTLDSVPLPQHILEASFLTTKYIQIADMPREDILQHLESCVNFISSALDQQGNVLVHCYFGVSRSSSTVIAYMMKRHNLDFQPAYELVRGKRRFVQPNSGFITQLKLFGRMGCKIDPSYQRYKMHRLRLAGEQMRKAKILPQSFHSVVRPDPDITRENPEPIVFRCRRCRRVLASKSHVLEHKPRDKLPREGASTAVPNEDASGETPPPAQTQADNISAPRMLEQVAERLRQSSLGSPNLESTPNHCRSMLFIEPIAWMHRIMLNTQGRLYCPKCEQKLGNFSWINACQCPCGETLSPAFYLIPSKVELSKAVQNVQTTV